In Antarcticibacterium arcticum, the genomic stretch AAAGTTTCTTGGTCTTGGTGATGTTCACCGCGATATCATCCTGGCGGGAGTTTTCTCCAATTACCTGTCCTTCATAGATATCTTCCCCCGGCTCCACGAAAAATCTTCCGCGGTCCTGTAATTTATCAATTGAATATGGAATTGCTTTACCTTTTTCCATAGAGATAAGAGAACCATTCTGTCTTTCAGGAATACCACCTTTTAAAGGCTGATACTCTCTAAACCTGTGCGCCATAATGGCCTCACCTGCGGTTGCGGTAAGCAATTGATTTCTCAAACCAATAATACCCCTGGAAGGGATCATGAACTGGATGATCATACGCTCACCTTTGGTTTCCATGCTAAGAAGTTCACCTTTTCTTATAGTTACCATTTCCACTGCTTTTCCGGAAACATTTTCAGGAAGGTCAATGGTCAATTCTTCTACCGGCTCACATTTAACCCCGTCAATTTCACGAATGATAACCTGTGGCTGTCCAATTTGTAATTCGTATCCTTCACGTCTCATTGTTTCAATAAGAACAGAAAGGTGCATGATCCCTCGTCCGAAAACCAGGAATTTATCGGCACTACCGGTTTCTTCAAGGCGCAATGCAAGGTTTTTTTCCAATTCCTTGGTAAGGCGATCTTTAATGTGTCTTGAGGTTACAAACTTTCCATCCTGTCCAAAGAAAGGTGAATCGTTAATGGTGAAAAGCATACTCATGGTAGGCTCATCAATTGCAATGGTTTTTAAACCTTCAGGATTTTCAACATCGGCAACAGTATCACCAATCTCAAAACCTTCAAGTCCTACCAGTGCACATATGTCTCCGGCTATAACTTCTTTTACTTTTTTCTTGCCTAAACCTTCAAAAGTAAAAAGTTCTTTAATTTTTGTTTTCTTTATCGTTCCATCACGCTTTACAAGAGCAACCTGCATTCCCTCCTTAAGGGTACCACGTTGTAATCTCCCAATAGCGATCCTTCCTGTAAAGGACGAGAAATCAAGGGAAGTGATAAGCATTTGAGGCGTACCTTCACTTACAACAGGAGAAGGAACATGGTTTAATACCATATCAAGCAATGGCTCAATACTATCAGTTTGTACTGCAGGATCATCGCTCATCCAATTGTTTAAAGCAGAACCGTACACTGTTGGAAAATCCAGCTGCCATTCTTCGGCACCCAATTCAAACATAAGGTCAAAAACCTTTTCGTGCACCTCTTCCGGAGTACAGTTAGGCTTATCTACTTTATTAATAACAACACATGGCTTTAATCCAAGGTTTATTGCTTTTTGCAGTACGAAACGTGTTTGAGGCATTGGTCCTTCAAAAGCATCTACAAGAAGTAAAACCCCATCGGCCATATTCAAAACTCTTTCAACCTCCCCACCAAAATCGGCGTGACCTGGGGTATCAATAATATTGATCTTGGTATCCTTATAAACTACAGATACGTTTTTAGAGGTAATTGTAATACCGCGTTCTCTCTCAAGATCATTACTGTCAAGAATAAGATCTCCCGTATTTTCATTGTCGCGGAAAAGGTGGCAATGGTACATAATTTTATCAACCAGGGTTGTTTTACCGTGGTCAACGTGAGCAATAATTGCAATGTTTTTAATAGCTGTCATAATAAGCGCCTCATTTTTAAGGCTGCAAAGGTACGCTTTATTTTATGAATTACAGCACAAGGATTTAGCTATTAAAATTGCGGGGAAAATTGGTTAATTTTCATCGGCAGAAGGACCGTATGTTGCGGGAACCGGTATATCCAGTAACCTGAAATAAACGCCTAACTGTGCCCGGTGATGAGGCAACTGGTTGAAGGCCATAGACCGCAGCATATTAATACGCGGCATTTCTACCAACGTTTTGCCTTCCCGGGTTAATTTCCACAAACCTTCGTATTCGCTGTTTGGTTGGCGAAGGGCCTTTTCAGCATTATTGGTATTTTCCTTGAGAAGTTTAATAATATCTTCTACAGAATTGTGGGAGGGTGACTTGTAACCCGAGATATCCATTACTTCCATATGCATTATGGCTGCTATATAACCGGGAATTTCTGCCAGGTGATTGGCAAGTTCCCTAATACTCATTGACCTTGGATGCGGCCTCCAGTCCATTTTGTCGGCAGGGATCCGGTTTAAGAATTTTTCGGTTAAAACCACTTCATATTGAAGTTCGGGGATCAATAGATCTTTCAATTCCATATTTTTATTTTAAGATTAGACCAATTTAGCAAATCAGGAAATTTATAATTATAAGTTTAACTTTATTTAAAGTTTTACCAAAGTGCCGGACGAAGCACAAATTGGTGTGCCCGGTTAAATGATTTATCTTTGCCGAAATATTTTTTCCTATGAAACTTGATAACATTCCAAATTTAAAACATATTGATGCCAATAATTTCTTCCTTCTTGCTGGGCCCTGTGCCATTGAAGGGGAAGAAATGGCATTGAGGATAGCTGAAAAAATTGTTGAGATTACAGATAAACTTCAAATTCCCTATGTGTTTAAGGGTTCTTTCAAAAAAGCCAACCGCAGCAGGATAGATAGTTTCACAGGAATTGGGGATGAAAAAGCACTCAAAATCCTTAGGAAGGTCTCTGAAACATTCCATATCCCAACCATTACAGATATTCACGAAATAAGCGATGCGGCGATGGCAGCCGAATATGTTGATATTCTACAGATTCCGGCCTTTTTGGTGCGGCAGACAGACCTGGTAGTAGCGGCAGCCAACACCGGGAAAGTGGTTAACCTTAAGAAAGGACAGTTTATGAGCCCCGAGAGCATGAAACATGCGGTTACCAAGGTTAAAGATTGCAAAAATGAACAGGTAATGATCACAGACAGGGGCACCATGTTTGGTTATCAGGATATGATCGTAGATTTTCGCGGAATTCCCACCATGCGGGAATATGCCCCGGTAGTGCTGGATGTCACCCATTCCCTGCAACAACCCAATCAAACCAGTGGGGTGACCGGCGGCAGGCCAGATATGATCGAGACAATTGCCCGCGCAGGCGTTGTGAATAATGTAGATGGTTTATTCATTGAAACCCATTTTGATCCTGCCAATGCAAAGAGTGACGGGGCAAATATGCTGGATATCCAATATCTCGAAAAACTGCTGAGTCATCTGGTAGCCATCAGAAAAACCATCAATAATTTTTAATGAACACCTGCCGGTCAGGATATTTGAAATTTCATAACCCAGGAAAAATTAATTTTTCCTGGGTTTTTTAATATAGTGTTAAAAGCGTTTGACTTTTAATCGATTTAATTTCTGGTAGTTTTAACAGGTTTTGTTTTATTAAAACTAAACTATTGTTAATAGAACCTTACCTCTAATACATATTCCATAATTTAATTATTAATAACCAAAAATTATATAATAATGGAAAATGAATTTGAATATTTCGGCAATCGGGTAATAAATTTCCTCCCCGATCTTCTTGCCGCGTTGTTGATCCTTTTAATTGGATGGCTTATTGCCAGGGGTATTAAAGCCCTAATTGTAAAATTACTGAGGAGGACCCACTGGGATGAAAAAGTATTTGGTAAAACCACTGAAGGGGATACCAATGTTTTCCTGGCCAATATTGTGTATTATTTGTTAATGATAATTGTAATACTGGTTGTGCTTGAAGTTCTTGGAATTAATGAAGCCCTTGCACCACTGGGGAATATGCTTAATGAATTCCTGCTCTTTATTCCTAATCTTATAGGTGCGATCCTTATAGGTTTTATAGGATATTTACTGGCAAAATTTGTTTCCAACCTTGTCCATATTGGCGGGAGTGTACTGGACAAGTTCGTTGACCGTACAGGCTTTAAGGATACAGATAAACTAGTACGTATCTTAAGAAAAGTGGTATTTATTGTAATCTTTATACCCTTTCTAATACAGGCTTTTAATGCCCTGCAAATGGATGCGATCTCCCAACCGGCAAATGATATTCTTTACGCATTTACCGAAATGATTGGACAGATCCTTGTTGCAGCCATTATTCTAATAGTATTTATTTGGGGTGGAAAATATCTTGCCAATTTCCTTGAAGATCTTTTCAGGAGCCTGGGTCTGGATAATGCAGCCGAAAAAATTCAGATACATAATATGATAGGGGCCAATCAATCCCTATCTAAGATCTTTGCCAATCTAATTTATTTCTTCCTGGTATTCTTTGGTATTATTACCGCAGTAGATATCCTGGGATTAGACAGGCTAAGCATCATTTTAAATGAGATCCTGGAAGTAACAGGACAAATTATCTTTGGTTTGATCATTCTCGCCATTGGTAATTATATCTCTCTGCTTATTTACAACACAATGACCCGTTCCAGCAACAACACTTTTATTGCAGGAATAGTGAGATGGGCTTCCCTGGCCTTGTTCATTGCCATAGCACTTCGTACTATGGGAATTGCAAATGAGATAGTAGAACTTGCCTTTGGGCTTATTCTTGGTGCCATTGCTGTGGCAGTTGCGCTTAGTTATGGTCTTGGAGGCCGCGATGCTGCGGGTGAACATTTCAGGGATATTATAAAAAAGGTTCGTGCGGAGGCAGCAGAAATTCCTGCTGAAAAAACTCCTGATCTTTCAAGGAACCGCCCTACCCCAAACAGGGGAGATCAATTCAGGACCGGGGAACAGGGAAGTTTCGATCGCCCTTCCGGCAGGCCTGATGAACCAACCAGCAGAACAGACCGACCTTTTAGCGGGAACCCTGATCCAGATTATCCGGCAGATGTGAAAGGAACCGAAAACCGACCACATCGCCCTGAAGATCCCAACCAGGGTGGAATTACGCGCGATCCTCAAAATCCTGAAAAGCCTTACAGAAGGTCAGATGATGATGACACATCCGGTTTTGATCCCAATGACCCGCGTAGAAGAGATGATCCAAATGAGCCGCTTTTATAAGTTGTATCATGTTTAAATTAAAAAATCCCCCGCTACTGGCGGGGGATTTTTGTATTATATCAAGGTGAGGATAAAACCTCACGGGTCCCAAATATTGAGAGATTTAAATAATTATTTAAACTGAAGTTCAACAA encodes the following:
- a CDS encoding DinB family protein, which translates into the protein MELKDLLIPELQYEVVLTEKFLNRIPADKMDWRPHPRSMSIRELANHLAEIPGYIAAIMHMEVMDISGYKSPSHNSVEDIIKLLKENTNNAEKALRQPNSEYEGLWKLTREGKTLVEMPRINMLRSMAFNQLPHHRAQLGVYFRLLDIPVPATYGPSADEN
- the kdsA gene encoding 3-deoxy-8-phosphooctulonate synthase — translated: MKLDNIPNLKHIDANNFFLLAGPCAIEGEEMALRIAEKIVEITDKLQIPYVFKGSFKKANRSRIDSFTGIGDEKALKILRKVSETFHIPTITDIHEISDAAMAAEYVDILQIPAFLVRQTDLVVAAANTGKVVNLKKGQFMSPESMKHAVTKVKDCKNEQVMITDRGTMFGYQDMIVDFRGIPTMREYAPVVLDVTHSLQQPNQTSGVTGGRPDMIETIARAGVVNNVDGLFIETHFDPANAKSDGANMLDIQYLEKLLSHLVAIRKTINNF
- a CDS encoding mechanosensitive ion channel, whose protein sequence is MENEFEYFGNRVINFLPDLLAALLILLIGWLIARGIKALIVKLLRRTHWDEKVFGKTTEGDTNVFLANIVYYLLMIIVILVVLEVLGINEALAPLGNMLNEFLLFIPNLIGAILIGFIGYLLAKFVSNLVHIGGSVLDKFVDRTGFKDTDKLVRILRKVVFIVIFIPFLIQAFNALQMDAISQPANDILYAFTEMIGQILVAAIILIVFIWGGKYLANFLEDLFRSLGLDNAAEKIQIHNMIGANQSLSKIFANLIYFFLVFFGIITAVDILGLDRLSIILNEILEVTGQIIFGLIILAIGNYISLLIYNTMTRSSNNTFIAGIVRWASLALFIAIALRTMGIANEIVELAFGLILGAIAVAVALSYGLGGRDAAGEHFRDIIKKVRAEAAEIPAEKTPDLSRNRPTPNRGDQFRTGEQGSFDRPSGRPDEPTSRTDRPFSGNPDPDYPADVKGTENRPHRPEDPNQGGITRDPQNPEKPYRRSDDDDTSGFDPNDPRRRDDPNEPLL
- the typA gene encoding translational GTPase TypA; this translates as MTAIKNIAIIAHVDHGKTTLVDKIMYHCHLFRDNENTGDLILDSNDLERERGITITSKNVSVVYKDTKINIIDTPGHADFGGEVERVLNMADGVLLLVDAFEGPMPQTRFVLQKAINLGLKPCVVINKVDKPNCTPEEVHEKVFDLMFELGAEEWQLDFPTVYGSALNNWMSDDPAVQTDSIEPLLDMVLNHVPSPVVSEGTPQMLITSLDFSSFTGRIAIGRLQRGTLKEGMQVALVKRDGTIKKTKIKELFTFEGLGKKKVKEVIAGDICALVGLEGFEIGDTVADVENPEGLKTIAIDEPTMSMLFTINDSPFFGQDGKFVTSRHIKDRLTKELEKNLALRLEETGSADKFLVFGRGIMHLSVLIETMRREGYELQIGQPQVIIREIDGVKCEPVEELTIDLPENVSGKAVEMVTIRKGELLSMETKGERMIIQFMIPSRGIIGLRNQLLTATAGEAIMAHRFREYQPLKGGIPERQNGSLISMEKGKAIPYSIDKLQDRGRFFVEPGEDIYEGQVIGENSRQDDIAVNITKTKKLSNVRSSGADDKARIFPAIKFSLEEALEFIQKDEYVEVTPNFIRLRKVYLTENERKRNKIN